The Acidobacteriota bacterium DNA segment GCAAGCCCCTGGATGAGTGCCAGCCCGAGCGGGATGAGTGAAACGGTCACAACCTGGAGTGTGGCTTTTTGGACAATGACGGTGAGCCCTAAAACCAGGGAAAGCAAGCCGATTCCAGCCAGTGATCCTCCCACTATGTCCATCCACCAGCCTTGGGAAAGTGAGTACCCACAGCGGGTGAACTGGATCTGGGGAAACAGGTTCCGGCAAAAAAGGGTTGCGGCCAAAGCGGCCAGCAACATTCCGATTTTATTCAACGTGAGGGCTACCCATCGGGATTGAAGCTGGGCGGGAAGGAGCGTGGTTCCCAAGGTCGCGAATGGGACAGCAATAAACCAGGCCACAATCAGAAAAACCATAAAAAAAATGGTTACTTGCCAGCCGCTTCGCAGTTCTCCAGTGTCGGGGTGGATAAAAAGGTTTATGATTACATTCATTCGGTAATTTCCTAGCCTTCATGCTCATTTTAAAGAAGTTTCGTCAATCGAACTTCATCAGTCGTCAAATCTACTACTGCTCATTGATATGGTTCCGTAATAAAAGTTTTGTAATCTGTCCAGAGAGAACAAAATACATTTTGATAAATACCGTAAGATCCTAACATCTGACTACTGACCACTGACTCTTTCAATAAACCAACGATGACCGATTCCACGCCATCAGGACCAATCAGCGTCACCAACCTTTCAGATGCCGAACATCGGTTGCGCAACTATCGCCGGCGGCAAACGCGCATTTTGATTTTGTCAATTGTCACCCTGATGTTTTTAGGGGTGTTGATTGCCCAGGGGTCGCTTGATTTATTAAACCTGATCAGCCCCAGCACACCGGTGGCCACATTTATTTTATATGGCCTCTCGATGTTGAATTTTATGGCCTCGATGCTGTTGCTGTTTGTGCTCAGCCGCAACATTCTGAAGTTGATCCAAGAGCGCCGTCAAAGAAAACTGGGGTCAAAATTTAAATCACAAATGGTGCTTGGGTCACTGGCGATTTCGATTTTGCCGGTGGTTATGTTGTTTTTCTTTGCCTATAGCCTGGTCAACCGGAGCCTGGAAAAATGGTTTAATATTCCAGCCCAGCGATTTGAAGAAGATGTGGCGTTTATCCAGGACCAGATGTACTCCCAGGAGATGAAAGCGCTGTCGGAAACTGGTCGGTCCATGATTCGGCTGTTGAAAATGAGACAACTCGCAACCATGCCCGCGACTGACACCGTTCCATCGCGTCTGGATTTGGATGCAACCGGACGTGAAATGTTTAAGGCTGAATTTCGCAGTCATGAGTTGTACCGGTTGTTCATCCTCGACAGTGACGGGAAACAGGTGCTGGAATTGGGCGATGGGTTCTTTGACGGGTTATCAAATGTCCAGCAGGCCAAATCAGTCATCGTCAGTAATGACCCGCACAGCTCGATTTTCGTGACCGGAGATAACCGGATGTTTGTGTTGGTTGGATTGCCGATTCGGGCGGGAGTGGTCGCCGGGACTGGAAAAAAGACGGCGCCGCAAACCGGTATGCGTCAGGCAAAACAGGTTGGAGGGTTGTTTTTGATTCGCCAGCTTCCACAATCATTGATTCGCCGATTTGACCAGCTTTCAAATGAGGCCAGGAATCGGGCCGATTTAACCATTCAAAACCGTCGCATGCGGTTTACTTATTTGTATATTCTAGGATTTGTCACATTGCTGCTGGTTTTTGGAACCACCTGGATCGCATTGTATATTGCGCGGGGGATTACGGTCCCGATTCAGGCGCTGGCTGAAGGGACGCATCACGTTGCCCAGGGGAACTTTGATTATGTGGTGGATGTTGCGGCTGATAACGAGCTGGCGGTGCTGGTTAATTCCTTTAATGATATGGCCAGTCAGTTACGCACCAACCGTCATCAACTTGAAGCCACTGCTACCCAGCTCCGGACCATGAATCGAGCCCTCGAAGAACGAAAGCAATATATCGAAACCATTTTGCAAAGTTTGTTTACCGGCGTGGTTTCACTAGACGCTGAACAGCGGGTGACGACCATCAATCAGGCTGGAATTGAGTTGCTTGGCCTGGATCAGTCATCAATTGGGTTGCCGATTGAACAGGCTGTGCCATCCGCCAACCGGACTGAGTTTCAACGGGTTTTGCGCCGAACACGCCGACTTGGACAGTCCACAGTGGAAGTTGAACTCAAAATCCGGGATCAAAAACCCTTGCACGTCGCCGTTTCGGGGACCGCACTTCGCGATGAAAAGGGGAAATACAAGGGCGCAGTGCTCATGATTGAAGACCTGTCTCCGCTGATACAGGCCCAGCAAAGTGCAATCTGGAGCGAAGTTGCCCGCCGAATGGCCCACGAAATCAAAAACCCGCTGACGCCGATTCAACTCTGCGCTGAGCGCATCAGCCGCAATATTGACCGCCATGGAGTTGAGTCCGAACGGGTCCATCAGACAATCCATGAGTGCACGGCAACCATCAGCCGGGAAGTCGCCACGCTGAAACGCATGGTTGATGAATTTTCACGGTTTGCCAAATTGCCGGATGCCCAGCCCGAACCTTCATCGCTCAACAAGG contains these protein-coding regions:
- a CDS encoding HAMP domain-containing protein translates to MTDSTPSGPISVTNLSDAEHRLRNYRRRQTRILILSIVTLMFLGVLIAQGSLDLLNLISPSTPVATFILYGLSMLNFMASMLLLFVLSRNILKLIQERRQRKLGSKFKSQMVLGSLAISILPVVMLFFFAYSLVNRSLEKWFNIPAQRFEEDVAFIQDQMYSQEMKALSETGRSMIRLLKMRQLATMPATDTVPSRLDLDATGREMFKAEFRSHELYRLFILDSDGKQVLELGDGFFDGLSNVQQAKSVIVSNDPHSSIFVTGDNRMFVLVGLPIRAGVVAGTGKKTAPQTGMRQAKQVGGLFLIRQLPQSLIRRFDQLSNEARNRADLTIQNRRMRFTYLYILGFVTLLLVFGTTWIALYIARGITVPIQALAEGTHHVAQGNFDYVVDVAADNELAVLVNSFNDMASQLRTNRHQLEATATQLRTMNRALEERKQYIETILQSLFTGVVSLDAEQRVTTINQAGIELLGLDQSSIGLPIEQAVPSANRTEFQRVLRRTRRLGQSTVEVELKIRDQKPLHVAVSGTALRDEKGKYKGAVLMIEDLSPLIQAQQSAIWSEVARRMAHEIKNPLTPIQLCAERISRNIDRHGVESERVHQTIHECTATISREVATLKRMVDEFSRFAKLPDAQPEPSSLNKVVQEAVRLYDDRLDDIELETRLDESLPILNIDREQFKRTLVNLIDNARHAIEAASDRSGNFEFGDKRILLATEYRPDQDLVRLSVSDTGQGISADDRERLFQPYFSTRKRGTGLGLAIVSHIVTDHNGRILVEENQPHGARFIIELPVS